The DNA segment GTTTCGCACAAATTTTTGGCAAAGAAGTCCGGTTCACAGGGACGGAATCCCCCGAGTGCTTGCTCACCAATGGGAACCTTTGCCAGCAGGTCTTTGGGTACCCTCAAGTACCGGTGCAGGCGGTGATCGAGTGGACGGCCGAATGGATTCGCAGCGGTGGTCAAACCTTAAATAAGCCGACCGGTTTTCAAGTCCGCGATGGTAAGTACTAAAGCCCCAAAACAAATAATCGCCGCTTGATTTAGCAACCCGCTGTGTTGCGGATTGCTGTTTTAGTCGGAAGGGGAGAAAGATTGCAACCTTTCTCGCCGCCAAGGTAGTTTTAAGGTGCGTTCTTTCGCGGGGGACGTGAAATCAATTGGTTACGGTTTCCGAGTAGGGACCACCGTCTGGCAACGGTAGCTACGGCAGTCACGTAGCGACGCTCGCCAGCGCATAGACAAAACGGCAATAAGTCACCTATAAATTTCACGTCCCGAGCGAAATTCGACAAACCGTAAATCAACAAGATGTTCGGCAAGACCAACGATCCACTGGTTGGAAATCACCGAGCAAAGATCGGCTTCCAACCCTCGATAGTAGGATTGGAACGCAGATTTTCCCAAAGCAAAATGGGACGCTACCCCGTTCGCCAGCTTGTACGATTTGGGTCGTGTCGTTTCGCTTAGTTTTCATTCTGTAACACGAATAACGGATTCCGATGGACCATTCGACCCGCAGCCAACTTCTTGAAGGAATGGTGATTCCCGCTTCTCCATTGGCGCTTACCGCCGAGCGGAAAATCGATGTGCAGCGTCAACGTGCACTGATTCGGTATTACGCCGACGCAGGAGTTGGCGGGGTTGCCGTTGGCGTGCATACAACACAGTTTGCGATCCGCGATCCCAAGCATTCGCTCTTTCAGCCGGTGCTGGAAATCGCCGCCGAAGAGCTTCGAAATCAGGAACAACGGCTCGGTCGTCCTCTGCTGCGAATCGGTGGGATCGTGGGAAACACGAAACAAGCCGTTGCCGAAGCAACCTTGCTTCGCGATCTGGGATTCCAAGCTGGGTTGCTAAGTCTAGCGGGTCACTCAGCAAATTCGGTGGATGATTTGATCAACCACTGTAAAGAGGTCGCTGCCGTGATCCCCGTGATCGGTTTCTATTTGCAGCCAGCGGTCGGCGGAACACTGCTTTCGTATGAATTTTGGCGACGGTTTGCGGAAATTGAAAATGTCGTCGCGATCAAGATGGCACCCTTCAATCGCTACCAGACATTGGATGTGGTTCGTGCGGTAGCCGATTCGGGACGTGAAGACATCGCGATGTATACCGGCAACGATGACAATATTGTGATCGATCTTTTGACCGAGTATCGTTTTCCTACGCGGGAAGGGACGAAACGCATTTCAATCGTCGGCGGTCTGTTAGGCCATTGGGCTTGCTGGACCAAAAAAGCTGTGGAGTTATTTGACCGCTGTAAAACGATGCGAAAGGAATCGATGATCCCCAGGGAGATGCTGTCGCTTGCTAACGAGGTAACCGACTGCAATGCCGCATTGTTTGATTCGGCCAATGCATTTGAAGGCTGCATCCCTGGGATTCACGAAGTCCTCCGCCGCCAAGGTTTGTTGGCGGGAACTTGGTGCCTAGACCCCAACGAAAGGATGGGGCCCGGCCAAGCGGACGAGTTGACTCGCATCCAGGAATCTTATCCGCACCTCACCGATGACGAATTTGTCAAAGAGAATCTTGATCGATGGATGTCTTAGCGTTCGGTTGAAGATCGACGTTTTGGTCGTTCCGGTAAGAGGGGGGCAGGGCAACACTACTGGCGGAGCGGCGTGAGCCGCCCGGCAAGTACGCGCGGTTTCCAGCGCGGTGGCCGGACGGCTTGCGCTGTACCGCTAGGAAGGGATTCGGGCAACAAATATTAGCGGAGCGGCGCGAGCCGCCCGGCACGTGCGCGCGGTTTCCAACGCAGTGGCCGGACGGCTTGCGCCGTACCGCTAAGAAGGGATTCGGGCAACAAATATTAGCGGAGCGGCGCGAGCCGCCCGGCACGTGCGCGCGGTTTCCAACGCAGTGGCCGGACGGCTTGCGCCGTACCGCTAAGAAGGGATTCGGGCAACAAATATTAGCGGAGCGGCGCGAGCCGCCCGGCACGTGCGCGCGGTTTCCAACGCAGTGGCCGGACGGCTTGCGCCGTACCGCTAAGAAGGGATTCGGGCAACAAATATTAGCGGAGCGGCGCGAGCCGCCCGGCACGTGCGCGCGTTTTTCAGCGCGGTGGCCGGACGGCTTGCGCCGTACCGCTAAGAGGGGATTCGGGCAACAAATATTAGCGGAGCGGCGGGAGCCGCCCGGCACGTGCACGCGGTTTCCAGCACGGTGGCCGGACGGCTTGCGCCGTACCGCTAAGAGGGGATTCGGGCAACAAATATTAGCGGAGCGGCGCGAGCCGCCCGGCACGTGCGCGCGGTTTCCAGCGCGGTGGCCGGACGGCTTGCGCCGTTCCGCTAGGAAGGGGGCTTGGGCTCATGCCCCGTTTTGTTTAATTGTTGCCGCTAGACGATCAAATCGTGCACGACTTGTGCGGGGCGATTTGCGGTGATGATCTGTTCTTGGTTTCCGTGTGGATAGACCACTTCTTCATGGTTCAAACCAAACAGATGCATTACAGTCGCTTGGAAGTCATTTGGGGTGACCTTGTTCTCGATAACGTGGTGTCCAAAGTCATCCGTCTTGCCATACGTCAAACCGCCGCGAACTCCGCCTCCGGCCAGCCAAATGCTGAATCCCTGGCCATTGTGATCGCGCCCTGCTTTCTCTGGGGTTCCATGTTCCTGAGTGACCGGCAACCGCCCGATTTCTCCGCCCCAGTGAACCAAGGTTGAATCCAACATCCCTCGCTGACGAAGATCGGCGACCAATGCCGCTGCCGGCTGGTCGGTCTTTTTACAGATCGATGTCAATCCGGTTTTGATGCTGCTGTGATTGTCCCAAGGCTGACCGCTGTGGAACAATTGCACAAACCGAACGCCCCGTTCAACCAAACGTCGCGCCAACAAACAACGTGTGCCGTATTCGCGAGTCTCTGGGCGATCCAATCCGTACATGGTATGCGTCGCGGCGGTTTCTTGCGAAATATCCAAGGCATCTGTCGCCGCGGTTTGCATTCGGGCCGCAAGTTCATAGCTGGCAATGCGAGCTTCAAGATCCGATTCGCCTGGATGGGATTCCAGATGCTTCTGGTTCAGTTCTTGTAAAAAATCAAGATTCTGACGTTGGAATTCGCCCGCTAAATGTGGAGGCGGTTGCAGGTTGAAAATTCTAGGTTCCTTGGGCCGCAGGACGGTCCCCTGGAACATCGAAGGCATGAACCCATTGCTCCAGTTGGTCGCACCATCGACGGGATGCCCACCAGGATCTGCCAAGACCATAAAAGCTGGCAAGTCTTGAGACTCGCTGCCCAATGCGTAGGTCAGCCATGAACCAAAGGTTGGCCGTCCCAGCACCGCTGGAATTCCGCCATGGAAGTAGCGGATCGAAACTTCGTGACCGTTCGCTCCGGTGTGCATGCTGCGGATCATGCAAAGGTCGTCGACGACCCCCGCGGTATGTGGCAATAGTTCAGACAACTCCATGCCGCACTGGCCGTGCTTTTGGAATTGAAAGGGGCTGCCAAGTAGTTTTTTGCTCGCTTCATTGACAAACGAAAACTGGATGTCGCCGGTGTAATCCGTCCCATCGTACTTCGTGAGTTCCGGTTTGGGATCGGTCAGGTCCATGTGCGATGGACCACCGTGTTGGAACAACGAAATCATCGCCTTGGCACGTGGCTCAAAGTGCGGCTTTCGAGGTAGCAGATCGCTTGGCGGCGTCGCTTTTAGGACAGGGGGCTTCGCCATTGCGGATTCTTGAGCCAGCATCCATTGCAACGCCAAAGCACCCACACCCATTCCGGTTTGTTGCAGGAATTGGCGGCGGGTACCGGGGACCTTAGGGGAATCCATCGTCAGTCGCTCCGGAGTCATTCGATGTAGAGAAATTCGTTGGAATTGAGCAGCATTTGGCAGATGTTGACAAGGACTTGCTCTCCCCGCGAGCGGCCTGGCGATGTGCCTTGGCGATCACGAGACATCAGTACTAATTGATCGGCAGCAAAACGAAGCGCCATTTTTAACTCCGCTTCGCTGGCGGCGCGGGACAGAACAACTTCCCATGCCGCATTGATTTGGGCAGGTAGCAATTCAAGGTCCGATTCAGGGCCATGAAAATCGGCCACCGAGTCATAGGGGATCGGTTTTGCATCGGTTGGCGTGAAAGTCAATTTGAGCGGCCAACTGAAGGAGTCGGAAGTTTCATTGGCGATGCAATCGGTGACAAAGTCGATCGTTTCGCCAGCCTTCACTGCAAACGCTGGCACCGGGGTCTGCACCGGTCTGTTTTTGCTTTGCCAATCACCTTTCATTCCGCTTGACGAAAAAATACGCGAGCGGACGCCGTCTCCATTTGCACTGCCATGCTGCAGTGTTCCTGCAATGCTAAGTTGTCCGTCGGTCGGTGCGGTCCATCGACGGATCGCGGGGTGGGCGGGATTTCCAGGATGCCCGCCGCTGGCGTTAAGGATGGTCCAGCCGAATTTAGCGTCCGGAGCCGTTGGGCCCCCTTGCCATGAAGAGCCTGTGTAATGAGGCAGGTCGACAAAGTCGTTGATCACGCCAGCCTTCTCGTCTACTTTGCCGGATCCGTAACGCCAAGCGAGCGGCGGCATTTCTGGTAACCAGGATGCTATTGCCTGATCACCGGTAGGTGCTGTTTCGGCAGCTCGCTTGATCGCTTGGTCCGCGACCATGCCAGCTTGCTCGAGAACGAAAGCACCATTCAGCATCATCAATGACTGAGGCGCTACGGTCGTGACGGTCCGCACATCACAGTTGACACCCATCACCGGTGCATCAAACGTTTGCAACATGCCAACCGGTTGGCTTCGGCGGACGCGCGCGTATATGCTCCGCCGCGGTTGGCTAGCGTCGACGCGAACTTGCCCGGTTTCATCTTCCGCAACCGCTACCGGAGGCCCATAAAATTTCAGGTCAAGACTCCCGGAAACTGCCAGCATCGAATCACGCAGGATTTCGGCGTCAACGCGTTGTAGTGATTTGCGCCAATAGAATTGATTCTCCGCATCGATCGCTTCCCCTTCCGGCCGACGCAAAGAGCTCTGCCGCCAGGTTGTTGACGTTAAAATCTGCCGGTGTAGCCGTTTTAAACTCCAGCCATGCTTGACGAAATCGCTCGCCAACCAATCGAGCAATTCCGGGTGTGACGGCTTTTCGCCTAAACGCCCGAATTCGCCCGGTGTCGCTACGATGCCGTGCCCGAAGTGGTGCATCCAAATCCGATTGACGATGGCTCTAGCGGTCAACGGATTGCTTTCGGCTGTCAACCATTTCGCGAATGCCAGACGCCGGCCCGTCGTCGGTAGCTGAGGATCATTTACCGGGAACGTTACACGAGATCCTTCGGCGGAAGCGACCGTTAAGCCTGCAGGTTCAATAACTTGTTTCGGTTGATTGAAATCGCCACGGTGAAACAGATGGCTGACGGGAACATGGTTTGCGGGCTCGACGAACGCTTGGACGAATTGTTCGACAGGTTTGGAAGCTCGCAACTCGGCAATCTTTGCGTCGAATTTTTTCAATTCGGCAGCGGCGTCGGGGCGGTATTGATACAGAACACCGGGGGTGATGTTGATACTTGGATTATTGGCCAACAATTTGCTTTGTTCCGCATCCCGTTTGTCCTTTGGCGTTTCATAAGCCGTCCGCAATTGGGAACGGAGTGGTTCCTCGAACTTCAGCAGTTCTTGCTCGAACACCTCTTGGATGAACACCGTTTGTTGGGCGGCACGCTCGGCAGCCACACTGCTGACTTCGCTCTCAATCTTTGCTGCCGCAGCGCGATCTTGCTCGGTCGCGAGGGAAACCAACCTTGCAGCGGGCGGTTTCCAGGCCTGCCAATCCAACGCCGGTTCGAAAACGGCTCGCAGGGAAAAGTAGTCCGCGTGTGAGATCGGGTCGTAGCGGTGGTCGTGGCACTGGGCGCAGTGAACGCTCGAACCAAGCAACGTTGAACAAACAATTTGCAGCGTGTCGGCGATGACTTTGTTGCGAGCTTCGGGACTGTTGTCGCCGCTGCCCGTGCCGTCGGCTGCCATTCGCAGGAACCCGGTGGCGGTCAGCAGTTCAATCTGGCGCGGCGTCCAATCGCCTTGCTTGGGGCCAGCGATTTCATCGCCCGCAAGCTGTTCGTGGATGAATTCGTCGAATGGCTTATCTTCGTTTAAGGCTTGCGTCACATAATCGCGGTAACGCCATGCCCATTCCCGGTTGCTGTCGGCGACCGTGTAGCCGTCGCTATCGGCGTATCCCGCTGCATCTAGCCAGTGCCTGCCCCATCGCTCGCCATAGTGCGGCGACCGAAGCAATTCATCCACCAAGTTTTCAAACCAGAGAGGATCTTCGTTGTGCAGCCATGGTTCGATTTGCTCGATTGTCGGTGGCAGACCAAGCAAGTCGTTATAGACGCGTTGTACCAGCGTGAATCGATCTGCATCGTCAGAAAAGGTCAATCCGGCAGGCATCTGTGCGGCGATCAACGCATCGATGGGGGAGCGGATGCTCTTATTGTTTACGTAGGCCGGAACGGACACTTCCGCGATCGGTTGATAAGCCCAGTAGTTCCGCTCTTCTTCGGTGATCGGAATCCCTGGTTCCAGTGTTTTGGGTTCATCGCGCAGGGTTGCTGCGCCGGCTCGTATCCACGCTTCTAAAATAGCGATTTTTTCGTCAGATACCCGGGCATCGCCTGGGGGCATATCGCCGTCACGGACGCGTTGCAGCAACAAACTGACATCCGGGTCGCCCGGGACAACGGCTTCACCTGAATCGCCACCGGAAATCATTAGGTGGACGAGACGCAGATCCAGTCCGCCTTCCAATTCTTCCACGGCACCATGGCAATCGAAGCAGTACTCACGCAAGATCGGACGGATCTCGGTTTCAAAGTGAGGGGGCTCGGCAGCGTACGTCGATCCGCACGCGAGTACGAACAGACAGCTGACCACTACAAAACGATGGGGGCATCGTGAAGCCAACCAGAAGTGCATGGCGTCAATACCGATTCGGCGGGGCTGGGATTACGAGGCAGGTTTTCAGGCGGGGCTAGTCCAGTATGTGAACTAGACCATGTATTATGACGCCACTCACCACCGATATCAACGGCTTAAGGGACTATCTCGCCCAAAGGGATGCTTGGTCAGAAAGTTCCCGTGTTTTAGTGACCGTCGCCGGTGTCGCTCATGCTGGTTCCTTGAGAAACCCTGCGATCTAGGGGCCGGTGAGCAAGTCATTCGCCCAGTCCATTGGCAACTGTTGCAGTGAATTGGCGAGAGTGGCAGACCACCAAGCGGTTGTGGTTGCGAGATCGGCTTCCGTGTATCGGCGGAACGTGGGCACGGTGGCGTGGGTGGGCAGGACGGCGACATCAATCGGACAATCGACATCCGTCACGCTGGTGCGGGTGGCATCGAACGCCAACAGTGCCAAACCAATGGCCGTCTTCAGCGTCGTCTCGTGCGTCAACAGGCGGTCTAGGATGGGCTTGCCATAGTACGTACGTCCGATCACGAAGTACGGCGCGTCTTCGGCGGCTTCGATCCAGTTGCCTTCTGGGTATACGTAGAACAACTGCGG comes from the Roseimaritima multifibrata genome and includes:
- a CDS encoding dihydrodipicolinate synthase family protein, yielding MDHSTRSQLLEGMVIPASPLALTAERKIDVQRQRALIRYYADAGVGGVAVGVHTTQFAIRDPKHSLFQPVLEIAAEELRNQEQRLGRPLLRIGGIVGNTKQAVAEATLLRDLGFQAGLLSLAGHSANSVDDLINHCKEVAAVIPVIGFYLQPAVGGTLLSYEFWRRFAEIENVVAIKMAPFNRYQTLDVVRAVADSGREDIAMYTGNDDNIVIDLLTEYRFPTREGTKRISIVGGLLGHWACWTKKAVELFDRCKTMRKESMIPREMLSLANEVTDCNAALFDSANAFEGCIPGIHEVLRRQGLLAGTWCLDPNERMGPGQADELTRIQESYPHLTDDEFVKENLDRWMS
- a CDS encoding DUF1501 domain-containing protein, translating into MDSPKVPGTRRQFLQQTGMGVGALALQWMLAQESAMAKPPVLKATPPSDLLPRKPHFEPRAKAMISLFQHGGPSHMDLTDPKPELTKYDGTDYTGDIQFSFVNEASKKLLGSPFQFQKHGQCGMELSELLPHTAGVVDDLCMIRSMHTGANGHEVSIRYFHGGIPAVLGRPTFGSWLTYALGSESQDLPAFMVLADPGGHPVDGATNWSNGFMPSMFQGTVLRPKEPRIFNLQPPPHLAGEFQRQNLDFLQELNQKHLESHPGESDLEARIASYELAARMQTAATDALDISQETAATHTMYGLDRPETREYGTRCLLARRLVERGVRFVQLFHSGQPWDNHSSIKTGLTSICKKTDQPAAALVADLRQRGMLDSTLVHWGGEIGRLPVTQEHGTPEKAGRDHNGQGFSIWLAGGGVRGGLTYGKTDDFGHHVIENKVTPNDFQATVMHLFGLNHEEVVYPHGNQEQIITANRPAQVVHDLIV
- a CDS encoding PSD1 and planctomycete cytochrome C domain-containing protein, with the translated sequence MHFWLASRCPHRFVVVSCLFVLACGSTYAAEPPHFETEIRPILREYCFDCHGAVEELEGGLDLRLVHLMISGGDSGEAVVPGDPDVSLLLQRVRDGDMPPGDARVSDEKIAILEAWIRAGAATLRDEPKTLEPGIPITEEERNYWAYQPIAEVSVPAYVNNKSIRSPIDALIAAQMPAGLTFSDDADRFTLVQRVYNDLLGLPPTIEQIEPWLHNEDPLWFENLVDELLRSPHYGERWGRHWLDAAGYADSDGYTVADSNREWAWRYRDYVTQALNEDKPFDEFIHEQLAGDEIAGPKQGDWTPRQIELLTATGFLRMAADGTGSGDNSPEARNKVIADTLQIVCSTLLGSSVHCAQCHDHRYDPISHADYFSLRAVFEPALDWQAWKPPAARLVSLATEQDRAAAAKIESEVSSVAAERAAQQTVFIQEVFEQELLKFEEPLRSQLRTAYETPKDKRDAEQSKLLANNPSINITPGVLYQYRPDAAAELKKFDAKIAELRASKPVEQFVQAFVEPANHVPVSHLFHRGDFNQPKQVIEPAGLTVASAEGSRVTFPVNDPQLPTTGRRLAFAKWLTAESNPLTARAIVNRIWMHHFGHGIVATPGEFGRLGEKPSHPELLDWLASDFVKHGWSLKRLHRQILTSTTWRQSSLRRPEGEAIDAENQFYWRKSLQRVDAEILRDSMLAVSGSLDLKFYGPPVAVAEDETGQVRVDASQPRRSIYARVRRSQPVGMLQTFDAPVMGVNCDVRTVTTVAPQSLMMLNGAFVLEQAGMVADQAIKRAAETAPTGDQAIASWLPEMPPLAWRYGSGKVDEKAGVINDFVDLPHYTGSSWQGGPTAPDAKFGWTILNASGGHPGNPAHPAIRRWTAPTDGQLSIAGTLQHGSANGDGVRSRIFSSSGMKGDWQSKNRPVQTPVPAFAVKAGETIDFVTDCIANETSDSFSWPLKLTFTPTDAKPIPYDSVADFHGPESDLELLPAQINAAWEVVLSRAASEAELKMALRFAADQLVLMSRDRQGTSPGRSRGEQVLVNICQMLLNSNEFLYIE
- a CDS encoding proteasome-type protease translates to MTFCIGIKVREGIVALADTRIVRGGEQSNKQKLSEFQHNGQSLFTMTSGLRSVRDKAIIYLDESLRNDPQGVDRLYQVANRFGEQLRRVKAEDGEALQSTNHKFNSHAIIGGRLLGDAMPQLFYVYPEGNWIEAAEDAPYFVIGRTYYGKPILDRLLTHETTLKTAIGLALLAFDATRTSVTDVDCPIDVAVLPTHATVPTFRRYTEADLATTTAWWSATLANSLQQLPMDWANDLLTGP